The DNA sequence TTCGCATCTTTTTCACGGATCGTGAGTGTGTACGCGTTGTTGAAGCCGATCGGTTTTAGCCACACTAAATCGTATGCTTCCTGAAATCTCTTTTTTACGCGCTCATACGCTTTGTCCGGGTCGTTAATCGTCTTTTCTCCCAAAATATTCATCAGACCTGTACCAGTATATTCGACGTAAAGATCGTAATCGCCGCGGCGCAGGCCATCGAACACTGGGGCCGTCCCACCGACGAACGACTCGTAAGTGACGTTTAGGTCGGTATGAGCCTCAATGAGGTGCCCCATCATGTACACCATAATTTCCTGTTCCGTAAACGGCTTTCCGCTTATGGTGATCGTGTGATCTGTCTGTTTTGCGTTATCGGCCACGTCGCCCTGGCCAGGTGTGTCCGACTTGGCTTGGTCGGCGTTACTCATGCCGACGAAGACGGCGATGGGCACGATTAATAGCGCTGCCGCTACCGCAACCCAGCGCAATTTGCGCGTACCCGTTTTCGGTTGCTTTACTTTGTCCCCTTTGGGCTTTACGCGTATCTCTATTTTTTTTAACACAAAATCTAGCGCGATCGCCAGCAGTGCAGCTGGCAGCGCGCCCCCGAGAATGAGGCCAGTGTTGTACGTTTGTAGGCCGCGGTAAATTAAGTCACCGAGACCGCCTGCTCCGATGAGACCCGCAACCGTCGCAACCCCTACGATTAAGACGGCTGCCGTGCGGATCCCGCCCATAATCACGTTTAAGGCAAGCGGGAATTCGACCATCCACAACACTTGGCGATTCGTCATCCCCATCCCTACTCCTGCTTCGATCACCGAACGGTCAACGCCGAGAATGCCGAGATACGTATTGCGCAAAATCGGCAGCAATCCGTATACAGTGAGCGCGATAATCGCCGGCGTCTTCCCCGTCCCGACGAAAGGAACTAAAAATACGAGTAAGGCAAGGCTCGGAATCGTTTGAAATACGGCAGTAACCCCGATTATGGGATCGGCAATTCTTTGGTGGCGCGTCAACCAAATCCCGAGCGGCACAGAAATGATAATGGCGATTCCGACGGAAATTAAAGACAAATACATGTGTTCGACAATAAGCCCCCACACCATCGGCCAACGATTTATAAATACGTCAGCTGTATCAGAAATAATTTCACTGATCGTGATGACCTCCTGCTCCTTAAGTTCCTTAAAGTTACTATTGCTCGTAGTAGGGGTCAAACGGGCTCACGTCACGTGAGCCCGCTCTATCAGGCGCAGGAACCGTTGCGCAGCACTCAGCTTCCGTATCCATCCTATTCGGCCGTATTTCGCACGTCCCGTCCCCTGTGAAAAATAGAAAA is a window from the Numidum massiliense genome containing:
- a CDS encoding glycine betaine ABC transporter substrate-binding protein, with the translated sequence MVWGLIVEHMYLSLISVGIAIIISVPLGIWLTRHQRIADPIIGVTAVFQTIPSLALLVFLVPFVGTGKTPAIIALTVYGLLPILRNTYLGILGVDRSVIEAGVGMGMTNRQVLWMVEFPLALNVIMGGIRTAAVLIVGVATVAGLIGAGGLGDLIYRGLQTYNTGLILGGALPAALLAIALDFVLKKIEIRVKPKGDKVKQPKTGTRKLRWVAVAAALLIVPIAVFVGMSNADQAKSDTPGQGDVADNAKQTDHTITISGKPFTEQEIMVYMMGHLIEAHTDLNVTYESFVGGTAPVFDGLRRGDYDLYVEYTGTGLMNILGEKTINDPDKAYERVKKRFQEAYDLVWLKPIGFNNAYTLTIREKDAKKWGVETISDLERVAGELTLGSEPEFLEREDGYAGLQKTYGFEFAATQSMDSGIIYKAIKNEKVDVIDAYATDGRIPAFNLKVLEDDKKLFPPYYAAPLIRADTLKKHPELEDVLNKLADKIDNETMQKLNARVDIDKEQYEDVAVDFLKEAGLID